The following is a genomic window from Amphiura filiformis chromosome 4, Afil_fr2py, whole genome shotgun sequence.
tgacctttttgcttataacttaagaacagtatgtcgcaggtaggtcaaactatactttttctgaatccttgcaatgagagcaataatttggtgtgcttgttaaccagatttgagcaactttgaaatttgaccactgtgttgacctttaaccttgaatatggccggagtgccgggaaatattttttgttaacatcttgaatgtgttatagggccataaaaggaagctaaaaaagttggtttggtagagtcctgggggggtatgcacattaaaacctgtaGATACCCgatgctgaattcaaatattttgtctgccaagctgtaTTTGAACCCATGACTTAAAAAAAAGGGACTCCCCAAACCCCTATAGGATCATAATAAAGGGCCCTTTGCCccggggcaaaaattaaacatgttccaaattcactttaaaaatcaaataattcgtCTGGCCCGACAGAACACTAAaatttaagatataaattatGCGCGTAAGATATATACTAAGctatgaggctcaacaggtccaaggtcaatttgcatgttgtacAGGGGGTGTAAGTTGTTCAGATTTTAGCAAAAATGGAGGCAAACTATTCCTCAAGTTCatgggattcaggaaaagaatagtttccaCTATCTGCAATTTGAAATTCAGAAGAATgatgaaaaataaatacaaaggctATTGAATCCTACAGATCTTCTATTTGCTGTTCATACTAAccagacatcgcagatagtgcaaactattctttttctgaaacatcTAAGCTAGACGAACAATTTGCAACAATTTTTACGACAATTGGagcaattttgacctttgacccatgtaTAACAAGCAAATTGACCTTAGACCTTTTAAGCCTCGTAATTTACTAACCCGTAGGTCGtgcgagtaaaaaaaaatcatttctgGGATCCGTAGGGCCAGGCGAATAagttgacatgtttgaaagtgttccTGGAATAAAATTCTCCCCCTCCCCTATATGATCCTATGGGACCATGGAGGTAACGTTTGATTTATGCTATTCATCATAGGGTGGCGCCTTTCAAGTGGCTAACGAACCTTGCCTGCATGTACGCAATTGCGGTGACGATAACCAGAAGACGTGGGTCATTTATCAGACTTTCGCCAACCGTGTGCAGAATCCAGGAGACCATCTCAAACTCACCTTCGTTGCTAGCGTCTGGAAGAAGATAGACCAAGGACTTGTGGCCAATGTGGATTTCTATGGATATAATCAGGTTTTCCTTACTCAACGTTCTGGCTCTTCTAAATCTTATAGATCTTCTTCAGATATTCATGTGGAGTAAAACCATCACATCCCTCACTatttgggggggtgggggggggggggggggggacactagacttggaagtgacggggatgtgctcctcctccccccccccacaacTTAAATATTATCCAATCTACCCGTCTATAGTTACCTTGGTTTtacacttgaagacctgagcgcaagaagaccgacggtccacttggcccctcaacatgtatacactacagtaacgtatagtttcttagggttttataatgttccagggtgaaaacatcatgaaaggtggTCAGATttcttttggcccctgaacatgtataaaacattaccaaactatacgaaactatacgcaactttagtatatacatgttgaggggccaagtggacttacggtcttcttgcgctcaggtcttcactttcaGTTTATGACagattaaaattaaatctttgaaGAAACTAAGGACATAAATATGGGTAGATGAACGTCCCACGAAACATCACCATATGCTAATAAGGGTTAGAGGTTAGGTTTAGGCGTCGTTTGTCGTAAATGAGACATTTATAATTAAaggcagagataaaaagaatttatggcgtctgatgtcactgtcaattacgatccctgattggttaacacaggttaatagcgcgtaaaaggaagaccgatatctggtgctgatcggagaaaaggaatagcagcaaatggcgaaaaattacgtacttttacaaggcaaaaagcagcttttctaggcattgttgacatggtgccttcacgaaagaaagtttcctactataaagacctaacttatGAGATGGcttgaaagtgcaaaattaacaataacagAACGGTAAACTGTATATCCGTCttacacgctttttcaatgggaaatgaactttgcagcttggatgatgtcacgagagattagcatttattccgtattgaaaagcgtgtactgacggattggcagtcgaccggcctcataaggcgcccggttataccgccgcgttcagcaagtcatcatcacgacacttgtaaacaaaccgtgttcgagtttgattgacagatgacgtcagacgcgataaaatctttttatctcggtctttaattataccaAGGTTCATGAGATTTTTCCGCTGGAACTTCATAATGATTAAACTGCCCATGTCTTGGACATTTTCAATATTACTTGCTTGTGAATGTGATTTCATTGATGGGAAATAATATGAATTTATATTTGAAGAAAATATCACTTGATGGGTTCTGGTGCAAACCCATGAAGTGATTAGGaatcgttcaatatttacgcaaGGGGAATGGGAGATTTTAAGGGGGCGATCCGTTAACTTTTGGGGGTCTTGTGGGGGGAACttgaattttttatttgaaccatGAATGTtatgtttgaaatgaaaaaaaaatgggaaaactaATCAGAAATTTGAGAGGGGGAACGCAAAAGTTGTTGTAATTTCTTCCAGAAACCCCCTCCCCCAGCGTAAATCGGTtcctaaagcagtatgcagactttttattagacgtacaatactgtatgtaacatatctacgttatttaatctattgccattctatagatattatcgattttacgtcatcaaatattcgttagaacttaaacattactggaaatagaatggcaatatattaaataacgtagatatgttacatacaatattgtacgtctaatactcggagtctgcatactgctttatgaTACCTGACTAAATATAGGTGAACGAAGAATGATAAATCGCTGGTCGTTACGTCTGaactataaattcagcttgatttTCCCCGATCATTACCTTTTCTTTGTGATAACATCACGAAGTCATAAATTCACCCTTAGTCATGTAAGTTCTTAttctttacaaattgaatattttataagtcatgaaaatatgatGCGCAAATTAATGTGAAATACTATTACTTTTCTTATAGCATTACAAATACATCATTTCAGCATTATATTTCTTGAATAACAAACTTATATTTTGCATGACTAATTGTTttgactaattattagtttaacaGTGTAGTCACTGCGTACCGCAGTCATCTCATGATCGTAATTGATGCCTAAGAATGTCCATTGTAGGCCCTATACCTAATACATTTTTTATATAGCGTATAATATAGCGTATAGCGTAGTGATAGCGTAGTGATAATATTGCATAATTATACACCGCTAGATCGACGCGGTATAGTGTTTCTATCAtattaattatatattatatatttaatatatataATAGTTTATCTCAAAGCCCTGCCCTACTAGAAAACCTAATGCGAAATGCggtggtttttgttttgttttttgctttgatTTTTATCAAACTGTGGGACGAggttttgacaagaatagaccacctttcatCTCTCagaggtttcactgtggtcaagatgaagaattttattgagattacGACTTGGGTTATATTCACATTTGACGATGTCAGACATGAgctttttgtgtggtggatttggtaTAAAACAGAGGGgaaaatgaaattaaaacaatgcaGCGGGAATAACGCTCAAACAGCGGGCGATTATATACTGTGCGCTTGTGCTTTGAGACAAACTGttaaattaaggggtactacacccctcgataaatttagactattttgcattttctcaaaattaataaacacactggtaaaaaagttatgtatattattggggcaaggaatcaattactacactggaatttcagtgacctaagacaagcggttcgtttttatgataagaaataaggtaccgcaaggatgtacctcattttctatcatatatactgaaccgcttgtcttgagtcactgaaatgtcagtgtagtaattggattccttgccccaataatatacataacctttgttaccagtgtgttattagtttttgagaaaaatgcaaaaatagtcacaaatttaccacaggggtgtagtaccccttaagacaaTCTTGCGGGAATTCAGATTTTGAACTATACCACTTCAAAGCAACTGGATTTAATCACGTTTTCTCGGCATTCCCTTTTCAAGCTTGCATATATACCATTCCTGATAACAATTTGTCAGCAAATATTTCTATCGTTAAAAATCTTGTAATTACAATTTAATAGGAATAACCCCCCTTTTTTTGTAGCAATAATAAATTTGGGTTGATATTTTGTACtaataatattcaatattatttGACTTGGCAGTGACGTCAGCGCGTTAAGGCAGCTGTTTCTCGCGGGCATATATGCGGCGTTTTTAAGCGTGTGCGTGTGTACATCTGTTGGGTAAATGCTAGCAATTTAAAGCTGTGCCCAAGGAAATGCCGGGGggaatgcgcactgacgtcactgccacagtAGGGTGGGAAATGGTAATATTAATTTGTTGAACGCATCAAGTCGATGATCATTGTGTTGTGTTAATATGTGCGAGTAGGCGGGCCGTCTTTATTGACTACGCGCATATGGACCAATCACAACGCTTGTTAGTTTGATCAATTTGACGCAGGTGGTGGGTATCATGGGTGACATAGATTTTTGTATGAAACATGCATTGAATAAAAATCTCTAACTTCATTAAACTTGAACTTTGCCATTGTCGTTTTCTCTTGTGATCTTCATTATTGTGTCGTATTAGTGGAGAGGACTTTTCTAACCGACTCTCGCCACTCTTACTTTGATTGTTGGTTCTATttagcggcaagttcgcgtaataagctggcaaccaaattattttggttaattcgccCTCTACATGCTCAAACAGGGGGAAAacttaaacatgctccaaattcactaaaaacattgctcgtctaaggatcacaaaaatatcacatatttgcATAGGACACATAGTTACCAAattatgaggctcaacaggtccaaggtcaattttcaTACTATACGGGgatgaaaaattaaagttgctctgattttcgtaaaaatggatgcaaactgttcctcaacttcaagggattcaggaaaagaatagtttttactatctgcgatgtcaagttcagaagctatatgaaaaaaataaatacaaattctattgaatcctatggaatcctatatcttttgactctttgctgtgtaatatgctaactagacatcgcagatagtgcgaactattctttttctgaaacctctaagctgGGCGAACAATTTGCGtcaacttttacgaaaattggagcaacttttacTTTTTACCCACACACAAGCTaatcgacctgtgaccttttgCGCGCCATAACTCCGAAACGATATGTTGTACACGCACAAACGTTACATTTCTGGGATACGTGGGACCCAGAggcataatttgacatgtttgaaagtgcaattttaatcaaattaattgtTGCCCCCTATACGATCCTATGAGGTAATTTGGGGGGTCTTTTTGAGGAtcacggtctcaaaatattgcttggcagacaacagattcgagttcagcataggctacccaaattaacaaaaataagttgGTTGCCatcttttacgcaaacttgccgcaaGGAACGCGATTTTAACAAAATACGAACCAGTCTATTGGGCCAAAACTGTAAAATAGCCAAAcaaacaataacacttttaaaACACTTAAACGCGTTTATACGGATatgttaaaattcacatttttactCACTCATGCATTCATTTACCCTTGTGACCCCAAATGAACTTTGACCCGATCATTATTACGTGGCATGTGTTGGTCTCGATTGGTGATTATTGTGGCAAGATTCAGTTAAAATCGGACAAAGTACGACAGAGCTACATTATCAAAACAATGGAATTAAGATATTGGTCATATATTTTTCAATCAAATGACAAATATGTAATAGGCCTAGCTCTGATAATATTTCTATTTGTTTCTTGTAGTTGGTCTGAAATATGCGTTTTATATATCTTTATTTTTAGAGCTAGGATGTATGGTAACATAGGATATTAAGTGATTTtatattgcttgtaaacaaaatgaatgataaaataatcttTTAAAAAATCGTCATTATTTCTTGGTTGAAATTCTCATTTTTTggatttctcaaattaaaaaataaagaaatgtggCAAAAATTGTCCTATAAATTCGCGCGCGCACGACCTAATACAGGAAACAAATTCGGTATTTTCCATTATTTTACACACGAAACCAATTAACCAGCATTCCAGGCACCTATCAATGCAAAATAGAAACACGATCTTTATCCGTGGTACTGTcttttttgaaaacagttcttgttttcGCATCATCTTGTTTACTCAACCTGTGACGTGTTGCCAAAGGGAAATCCCCTCCCCGTCTATTGCATATCAAAATCACTGAATGAGTGGATGACATTTACCTGAGTCACCTTCTTTGCTTGTTTTATATAATGGCCAAGTAAACATAAACACATGATATTTCTCGTCCGGGCTTTTTTTTTATcgaaaaattggtgtaaatacccatattagGCCCTGTTTTTAGCGTATAAATTAATGCCTGAAAAAAAGAGGAGACCATTTTTACCGGTATTTGATTGTTAATTCTGGTAGGGATGCCCCCTCGAATGATCACAAAACCTCccagaagtgtttcttgtatatttgcAAGGCTATACATGCAGAAAGCACATCGACTTCATagacatatttttttcaaaagttataactgaatttaaaaaaataaaaataaatttgaagcggcctcaaaaaaggaagtgggagggtacgagaaacatgttttactttttactcggcctaaaggtcatcaaaacgtttttaaaacgttttatatgaaaaagtaGGCCCTACtagaacaacattttaaaacattttgtcaaaatgttattgaaaaataggcctatatttgggcaaacatttaGGCACTGGtcccggggggggtcactcccattgtggcctgtacaccatccgcgataatcaacttttgaaaagcaccctaaacaaggatttaacccttggttaaaacgataccctaaacagggattttattccttacattaaatttcataccctaaatttcatttccgcgtatttagcaattgcaattttgctattctttttccccatttttcttgttttaaacaccctaaacacgatacgcgcgtatcgtaccTATAAatccacgaaaaacgaccctttttacgcgtttttattatcgcggatggtgtacatgccacaatgggagtgaccccctggggCACTGGTGTGGGTTGCAACCAGTAGGCCTAACACCTATATAGAATCAAGTTTTCAGAAATGTcttttaatgttatttataccctttatataacccgatatttgaacgttttctttaaaacgttttgtgtttgctgtataATTCTAGTTTATGGTTGGATATTTAGAAGACGGTGCTAATTAAATTGCGCAACGGCAGGCGCAACACAGGTGCTCTGGGCGCAACGGTTctgaaataataggcctatacacgtTCCCTTGCGAAACCTTTTAGTCACAGTCGAGACTAGTACAATGTAATGCGTTTACACTGTGCTATTACAAAGATGgcgtaggggaaagtggggtaaccccgggcacctttcgttaagactacacaggtacaagattaaataaagttcatcagtgaaaatcatatcaatgcaaagtaggcgtaatgttctaactagtaaccagtttttaataactcaacatctatagttaataagttataattaaaaaacaaaatggtaaaaaatgatggggtaatgccggacacggggtaatcccggacacatgattgctGCTAAgaggaaagtggagtaggatgataatcccctagaatgtattaggtacttctgttacctcaagcatacaactatgggggctgttgttgttgtctatattttcgaaataacaagtgtccggcattaccccatctgtatagaggcacatgtgtgtccgggattacccctcacggtcccgatttaatttgtcagtgcttgttctactgatccatttttaagataccaaaattcatacatccagctaacaatcaagtatcaaacataattttcatccatacttcatctgtgtcccttgtcgcattaactgtcacccagctaataaatcactttcagataaaaagtaaaaaatgacaatttttgttttttcgtaattttcacaaaagacgagacccaaagcgctggtagtagtacacgtgaggtacaccttgaggtagctaataccctaaggtagtataatagtgccacccttctccgtttagctgcaatcgatgtgtccgggattccccacagtccggcattaccccactttcccctaagtGATACAGATGTAATCATGTTTTACTGGATTTGATtatctttaaaggggcatttcgtgatccacaacctcatccccccacttttctcaaaaaaagttgagatttttatatcgctggaaacctctggctacataatgtttatgtacaaaatatctcttgcagattaattcgtttagcaaagatatcgtgaaatttgaatttcgttctggtgcaccagaacgaaataacaacgcattgtctatggagcagtgtatacacataatcatgcataactcgcaaacgcaaaatcggaatcaactgaaattttgggaataggcttttttcgtggatatgtactgaaacatgtcataaaaagaggatgctaggatcacgaaatcctcctttaactgtTATATAttttggtgaatgttaataaaatattattgattaaaTGAAAAGTATAATAAAGATAAAATGaaacatcaaaacaaaatgtaagagaacaaaaacatgaaaaagattAACACAAACACGTAAGTAAAAACAGAATACAAATCAAAatagaatataaaatataacgaaaaaaagatgaaataaataaaaaaaaaacaaaacaattaaacaaaagTTAATAGATGACTATTTAAATACAAGCCATGAAGCCTAGCCTAGTCGTATTACGTTGACGACTGCTCAAATTTCGTAAGAGTCCAGCATACATGCACTGTAATAGTACATTCTTGCGCAACATACGACAGATCATTTTGGTCACGCAATCATAATTCATGCAATGaaggaaattaaataaaaattccctttaaaagggaaagccagcctcaatgtagaagaggtcttgtaattagttttggtcaatgtgaaaagcatttttaggatcacggcttactacatccatgttacatgacagtccaccaaaccatcaacggtgagaagatgtacactgaaactgcagaaaacattaactcctaatctcctgtcaactctttaattcatgcAATGAAGGAAATTAAAAAAGATTGCAAAACAAACATACAGGCTCACAGTCATATTTACAGAAAATACTTTTAGTGGTATCAGTTCAACATGTCACATCGTTACGTTCACATTATCATACCTTGTAGGACGATTTAAGGTAAGGCTACTAGTATAAAGGCATATTTGCTGTGGCGGCaacatttttttcagggggggtaTGGGAGTGAAATTTTCGGAATTCTGGATTTTTACTGGGGGACATGGTGGAGAGTTCCGACTGGGTATTTGACCCCCAGTCCATCTGGCGCCGTCGCTGCATATTGATGCAGGCACATTTTTCCTGGATTTGTTCATGTAATGAAGGAAATAAACATTCAACGGTTCAGCTTTTCGAAAAATCACGAAAGCCTTAATATGATTTAAAACTCTGCATACGTCACTCCGATGCGCACATCTTTGCTACGTAATTTACCGTTGGTAGACGATGGTCGCCAGCAGCGATGTGCAGTATAAATGGGAATGGTTTTCGGGATTTTCCAAAAAGGTGAACAAAGTTCAAAGCcggaaataggcctacatatcctgGGCTACATATCCTGACATTATTTGGAAAACTTGGTTAGTGTTAACAATACATCACGATTCACGTTTCATCGTTCCAGGTTTAAGGTAAGTTTGCAGTATACTGCAAGTTAATTCTAATTCATGAATGTGATTTTGTAGCTGACAATATCTTATTGTGTTGCCTTTTTAGTGTTTGTGTTTAAAGCCATCATGTACGATCttgtatatgaaatttgttattttttttcaaacctggttgaaaaaaaaaaacctggcatatttgtaatgtatatacacatgtcccaactttcaCCTGAATGAaatcactttacctcgttatttcaacttaaaatggataTAAAGCGTTGGCGGcatttgttactaatattatttaagtattttaggtaaagaataagaaaattaaaatttgacgaaatcgtacattatggctttaagtcgatttaactttttttcttcaactgCTTATCTTGGAAATGTTGCGAAAGCCTATATTATATtcgttcagtggcgtagccagggggcaaagCTGTCCCCCTGGGATGCTGGCCGCAAtgatatttaatttttgtgtgtatttttagcaaatttttgaccattttcgtcaaagttcccccccccccttaaaagttgtctcgCCCCCTTtgcacaccctctgaaaaagtgctggctacgccacttttTCATATATAAATAATGCCTCATCATTTTAACCGATTTTACAGGTAAAGCTCATTATGAGAGGCCTACTATAtttagatctgtgtattgatgaagtagcatcattaggggggggggctactcacatctactgtagatctgtgttgATGAAATAGTACGTTACTCACGTCTACCGTGGACCTGTGCATTGATGGAGTATAGTGCATTGCCCACATCTACTGTatatagatatgtgtattgatgaagtagtgcatttcttatacatctactgtagatctgtgtgttgatgaagtagtgcattgcccatatactgtagatatgtgtattgatgaagtaatgcattTCTTACATttactgtagatatgtgtgttgatgaaaTAGTACATTGCTCACATCTACCGTGGAcctgtgcattgatgaagtagtgaattgcccacatctactgtagatctgtgtattgatgaagtagtgcatttcTTACATCTACTgttagatctgtgtgttgatgaagtagtgcattgcccacatctactgtagatctgtgtattgatgaagtagtgcaaagtgaaaggtttctatacaaaaacgattctcttataaaccatcatgcgcacagtttccacctcgatacacctgagtacacattttcctccaagagcttccaagcagagaacaacaatcAGCATAGtcttacactacacggttgagcgcatagcaatgtgagagctgtggagcttctaactgaaaaatgggcctctttgattggtttttgtcaaaacctcaagtgtccccttcatccaatcagattttttaaaattaaatgaaagcaaacacttccccctaaaaacacttttagtcactaggtcaacagataacgcaattcaatgttatagcaaggcgaatgtggtaaatctgttgaaaactacctatccaagcacatttttaaccaaaatgtaggttttaaaagtcaaaacctcaaatgctcattacaatatttgtcaaattttatgtcatttaatgaaaaattaaatgaaaaagcatcaCATGAtgtagtcatgtctacagtagaattcatctcgacctttgcaggacttaaaccccattaaaagctattaaaccaagataacactcattgaaacaactcaactgattaaatcggatcttctctggttgtgcacaagtgtctgttttcatgtgcgatatcgcaataaagctggtattatagcttcagttgggtaaccgattgtaaaggaaacgaaaggaaacaatgctatgtgtacctttgttcacgaaatgagacaatggcgtgctttttgtaaaccagcattcttgaaaatgagcaacataatgattgttgacttaacacggtttggaaataatttcttcatatttttggtgttatctgtcgtttacatatccttcctaaaacacaaaagtgcgaccctctccaaacacctaaattagctaaaaatttaggacatgttacaaaactatattgtctagaattttagaagagtacttttaatattggccggttatttttcacacagcgacgttaactaggcaatgtactattacctataacattaactaaaacatcaaaagtacgaatatttccaaacatctaaattagctaaaaatttaggacatgttaaaaactatattttctagaactttagaagagtacttttaatattggccggttatttttcacacagcgacgttaactagtcatatccccatacttttaacgtagggctatttgtagaggtcacgcgtcaatgggaaagagcactgtgtattgtgtatagaaaACGGACAGCTGCAGTAtgattaatttgatctcgtgcactagtttgtaatgtttaaatgtttccatgttccagtgtatgatgcgtaagcctcttcccttgtttgcacaCTTATATTGCTCAtacactagagtcactagaatgggcaaaggccaattctctttaatttgcaaatcttgtgcaaaaagttactattttcacctgttttaaaatttgtcatacggttgtaaattcaatgaactatgactttgctaaaagagcgcttacaaattattGATATGTTACATCTaatgtagatctgtgtgttgatgaagtagtgcattgcccacatctactgtagatctgtgtgttgatgaagtagtgcattgcttacatctactgtagatctgtgtgttgatgaagtagtgcattgcttacatctactgtagatctgtgtgttgatgaagtaatgcattgcttacatctactgtagatctgtgtgttgatgaagtagtgcattgcccacatctactgtagatctgtgtgttgatgaagtagtgcattgcttacatctactgtagatctgtgtgttgatgaagtagtgcattgcccacatctactgtagatctgtgtgttgatgaagtagtgcattgcccacatctactgtagatctgtgtgttgatgaagtagtgcattggtcacatctactgtagatctgtgtgttgataaagtagtgcaTACGAATatattgttgtaaataaatatataaaaaaaataataataaataaataaataaattatttttaaacacTGAATAG
Proteins encoded in this region:
- the LOC140150640 gene encoding uncharacterized protein; this encodes MPREDLNSDSSPDVSSSINANLYLIIRPAPPPLTFESTILHKFRGGFVGRIDIPISDYYTSWKIILTFPRNVFKLTGGAFQVANEPCLHVRNCGDDNQKTWVIYQTFANRVQNPGDHLKLTFVASVWKKIDQGLVANVDFYGYNQVFLTQRSGSSKSYRSSSDIHVE